Proteins encoded in a region of the Mesoflavibacter profundi genome:
- a CDS encoding hydroxymethylglutaryl-CoA reductase, degradative — protein sequence MATIVSGFSKLSKEQKVDWLVNNHFSNATNAKQTLTQYWNEDEKLQQLHDEFIENTITNYYLPFGVAPNFVINDKVYTIPMTIEESSVVAAASKAAKFWQSRGGFKTQVISTTKIGQVHFMFEGEKDQLFSFFDHIKPKLIQDAKPITKNMEKRGGGILDIKLIDKTVDLDHYYQLHATFETLDAMGANFINSCLEQFAKTFKAEAEKQQLVPVEIIMSILSNYVPECLVRAEVSCKVEELAEKDINPNTFAEKFVQAVKIAEIEPYRAVTHNKGVMNGIDAVILATGNDFRAVEAGVHAYASKDGKYSSLTHAKIENGIFSFWIEIPLALGTVGGLTSLHPLVKLALKQLDNPTAKELMQIVAVAGLAQNFAALRSLTTTGIQEGHMKMHLMNILNQYEATTKEKEIIINHFKQNTVSHSAVVEQIEKLRA from the coding sequence ATGGCAACAATTGTTTCTGGATTTTCAAAATTATCTAAAGAACAAAAGGTAGATTGGTTAGTAAACAATCATTTTTCTAATGCAACAAACGCAAAACAAACTCTAACTCAGTATTGGAATGAAGATGAAAAACTTCAGCAATTACACGACGAGTTTATAGAAAATACAATCACTAATTATTATTTACCATTTGGCGTTGCTCCAAACTTTGTTATAAACGACAAAGTTTACACAATTCCTATGACTATTGAAGAAAGCTCGGTAGTAGCTGCTGCTAGTAAAGCTGCCAAGTTCTGGCAATCTCGTGGTGGATTTAAAACCCAAGTTATTAGTACTACAAAAATTGGTCAAGTACATTTTATGTTTGAAGGCGAAAAAGACCAGCTTTTTTCTTTTTTTGATCACATAAAACCTAAGCTAATCCAAGACGCTAAACCAATAACTAAAAACATGGAAAAGCGTGGCGGAGGAATTTTAGACATTAAATTAATAGACAAAACAGTAGATTTAGATCATTACTACCAATTGCACGCTACTTTTGAAACTTTAGACGCAATGGGAGCAAATTTTATAAATTCTTGTTTAGAACAATTTGCAAAAACTTTTAAAGCTGAAGCTGAAAAGCAACAATTAGTACCTGTTGAAATTATTATGAGCATACTGTCTAACTACGTTCCAGAATGTTTAGTTAGAGCCGAAGTAAGCTGTAAAGTTGAAGAATTAGCCGAAAAAGATATTAACCCAAATACGTTTGCCGAAAAGTTTGTACAAGCCGTAAAAATTGCCGAAATCGAACCTTACAGAGCTGTCACACACAACAAAGGTGTGATGAACGGTATAGATGCAGTAATTTTAGCTACTGGTAACGATTTTAGAGCTGTAGAAGCTGGTGTGCATGCATATGCATCAAAAGATGGTAAATACTCTAGTTTAACACATGCTAAAATAGAAAATGGAATATTTAGCTTTTGGATTGAAATTCCTTTAGCTTTAGGAACTGTTGGTGGATTAACAAGTTTACATCCTTTAGTAAAATTGGCACTTAAACAATTGGATAATCCTACTGCAAAAGAACTTATGCAAATTGTTGCTGTTGCTGGATTAGCTCAAAACTTTGCTGCGTTAAGAAGTTTAACAACTACAGGTATACAAGAAGGACACATGAAAATGCATTTAATGAATATCTTAAATCAATATGAAGCGACTACAAAAGAAAAAGAAATTATAATTAATCACTTTAAACAAAACACCGTTTCGCACAGTGCAGTTGTAGAACAAATAGAAAAACTAAGAGCATAA
- a CDS encoding GYDIA family GHMP kinase translates to MQNYNSHGKLLLTAEYVVLDGAKALAIPTTFGQSLKVEKTERNSIIWESFDHDNKSWFNATFFVDNESFLVEKTSNPEVSDRLLQIFEAVKQLNPSFLKTTGYTISTRLEFPKNWGLGTSSTLINNIANWAKVDAYKLLELTFGGSGYDIACAQHDNPLTYQLTDKQRLIKTVNFNPSFKDNLYFVYLNKKQNSRDGIAHYKANRTNLDETIIGINHITNQIINCETLDNFESLLTAHEQLIAKVTNQTPKKDQFFKDFKGSIKSLGAWGGDFILVASKSNPTDYFNSKGLSTIIAYKDMII, encoded by the coding sequence ATGCAAAATTATAATAGTCATGGTAAACTATTGCTAACAGCAGAATACGTTGTCTTAGATGGCGCAAAAGCGCTAGCTATTCCTACCACTTTTGGTCAATCACTTAAAGTGGAAAAAACAGAACGTAATAGTATTATCTGGGAAAGCTTTGACCATGACAACAAATCCTGGTTTAATGCTACTTTTTTTGTTGATAATGAAAGTTTTTTAGTTGAAAAAACTTCAAATCCAGAAGTATCTGATAGATTGCTACAAATTTTTGAAGCTGTAAAACAACTGAATCCTTCATTTTTAAAAACTACAGGTTATACAATTTCTACAAGACTAGAATTCCCTAAAAATTGGGGCTTAGGCACATCTTCTACTTTAATAAATAATATTGCGAATTGGGCAAAAGTAGATGCTTACAAATTATTAGAATTAACTTTTGGCGGAAGTGGTTACGATATTGCCTGCGCACAACATGATAATCCATTAACCTACCAATTAACTGATAAACAAAGACTTATTAAAACCGTAAACTTTAATCCAAGTTTTAAAGACAACTTATATTTTGTTTATTTAAATAAGAAACAAAATAGCCGAGATGGTATTGCGCATTACAAAGCTAATAGAACGAATTTAGACGAAACTATAATCGGTATTAATCATATTACCAATCAAATTATTAATTGTGAAACTTTAGACAATTTTGAATCACTACTAACAGCACATGAGCAATTAATAGCTAAAGTCACTAACCAAACTCCAAAAAAAGACCAATTTTTTAAAGACTTTAAAGGTAGCATCAAAAGTCTTGGCGCTTGGGGCGGAGATTTTATATTAGTTGCATCAAAGTCAAATCCTACAGATTATTTTAACAGTAAAGGGTTAAGTACTATCATAGCTTATAAGGATATGATTATATAA
- a CDS encoding peptidylprolyl isomerase, with product MAILNKIRQKTVVLILVIALALFAFILSSLFDNKDVLFGKSPDVVATINGKDISRVEFMTLVEQQQQQMGPNATSSQVMNRVFDAKVREAVMEGQFDKLGLSIETDQMRDILKNALSTSPEFLNEAGVFDESKLKVYIDNLKSTSSQAYQNWVNYEQQLAVGALQSDYFNMVKAGATATLAEGELEHKLENDKVDIKYVQVPFSSIADSTITVSKSEIKDYISKNKQSYQTEASRSFQYVFFKEVASAEDETKIQEDLKKLINDNEVYDETAENKKRTEIGFKNTTDVADFVNANSDDIKFNDRFLKKSALPETLADTIFNKEIGFIYGPYKEGNYYKLSKLVGRTTLPDSAKTRHILIPFVGAARAPEDARTKEEAVAFADSLLAVLKSDKSKFSQFVTDYSSDQGSVENEGRYDWFAYDRMVPEFRDFAFEGKTGDLGVVETTYGLHIMEVEGQKGSSDMVKVATIARKIEPSEETNDKIFRDASTFEVALENQNFAEVAKASNYDVRPMTAKELDESIPGIGNQRQIVRWAFEEGTDVGDYKRFPVSGGIVIAQLTSKSEAGLMSVEDASVTALPEIRKNKKAKMIMDRVNASTLEDFAKSENQNVRSSSAINMKNPTIAGAGKEPMVVGTAFGLEEGQTSGLIKGNTGVFMVQTTKKTPAVELENYQPFANQVSTQKLTSVQSRLYNALKDTAEIEDNRAKTVQ from the coding sequence ATGGCAATTTTAAATAAAATAAGACAAAAGACAGTAGTATTAATATTAGTTATTGCGCTGGCTTTATTCGCATTTATCTTATCAAGTTTATTTGATAACAAAGACGTTTTATTCGGTAAATCACCAGACGTTGTTGCAACTATTAACGGTAAAGACATAAGCAGAGTAGAGTTTATGACACTTGTAGAGCAACAACAACAGCAAATGGGACCAAATGCAACTTCTTCTCAAGTTATGAATCGTGTTTTTGATGCAAAAGTAAGAGAAGCAGTAATGGAAGGACAATTTGATAAATTAGGATTATCTATAGAGACAGACCAGATGAGAGACATTTTAAAAAATGCACTTTCTACTAGTCCAGAATTTTTAAACGAAGCTGGCGTTTTTGACGAGTCTAAATTAAAAGTTTACATAGATAATTTAAAATCTACATCTTCTCAAGCTTACCAAAACTGGGTAAATTACGAACAACAATTAGCTGTTGGTGCTTTACAATCAGACTACTTTAATATGGTAAAAGCTGGTGCAACTGCTACGTTAGCAGAAGGCGAATTAGAGCATAAATTAGAAAATGATAAAGTAGATATTAAGTATGTACAAGTACCATTTAGCTCTATTGCAGATAGTACAATTACAGTGTCTAAATCAGAAATTAAAGACTATATTTCTAAAAACAAACAGTCTTATCAAACAGAAGCTAGTAGAAGTTTTCAATATGTGTTTTTTAAAGAAGTAGCTTCTGCAGAAGACGAAACGAAAATTCAAGAAGACTTAAAGAAGTTAATCAATGATAATGAAGTTTATGATGAAACTGCTGAAAACAAAAAACGTACAGAAATTGGTTTTAAAAACACAACAGATGTAGCAGATTTTGTAAACGCTAATTCTGATGATATTAAATTTAACGACAGATTTTTAAAGAAGTCTGCATTACCAGAAACATTAGCAGATACGATTTTTAACAAAGAAATTGGATTTATTTATGGACCTTACAAAGAAGGTAACTACTATAAATTATCTAAGTTAGTTGGAAGAACAACGTTACCAGATTCTGCAAAAACTAGACACATTTTAATACCATTTGTAGGTGCAGCAAGAGCACCAGAAGATGCAAGAACAAAAGAAGAAGCTGTTGCATTTGCAGATAGCTTATTAGCAGTGTTAAAATCTGATAAATCAAAATTCTCTCAGTTTGTTACAGATTATTCTTCAGATCAAGGAAGTGTAGAAAACGAAGGAAGATACGATTGGTTTGCTTATGATAGAATGGTTCCAGAATTTAGAGACTTTGCTTTTGAAGGTAAAACTGGAGATTTAGGAGTTGTAGAAACCACTTATGGTTTACATATCATGGAAGTAGAAGGTCAAAAAGGATCTTCAGATATGGTAAAAGTAGCAACAATAGCTAGAAAAATTGAACCTTCTGAAGAAACTAATGATAAGATTTTTAGAGACGCTTCTACTTTTGAAGTAGCTTTAGAAAACCAAAACTTTGCAGAAGTAGCAAAAGCATCTAATTACGATGTGCGTCCTATGACAGCAAAAGAATTAGACGAAAGTATACCAGGAATTGGTAATCAAAGACAAATTGTAAGATGGGCTTTTGAAGAAGGTACAGATGTTGGAGATTACAAACGTTTTCCTGTTTCTGGAGGTATAGTTATAGCGCAATTAACATCTAAATCTGAAGCAGGTTTAATGAGTGTTGAAGATGCTTCTGTAACAGCATTACCAGAAATTAGAAAAAACAAAAAAGCAAAAATGATAATGGATCGTGTTAATGCATCTACATTAGAGGATTTTGCTAAATCTGAAAACCAAAATGTAAGATCGTCTTCAGCGATTAATATGAAAAACCCAACAATTGCTGGAGCAGGTAAAGAGCCAATGGTTGTAGGTACTGCATTTGGATTAGAAGAAGGACAAACTTCTGGATTAATTAAAGGTAATACAGGTGTATTTATGGTTCAAACTACTAAAAAGACACCAGCTGTAGAATTAGAAAACTACCAGCCTTTTGCTAATCAAGTAAGTACTCAAAAGTTAACTTCTGTACAAAGTAGATTATACAATGCTTTAAAAGACACTGCAGAAATTGAAGATAACCGTGCTAAAACAGTTCAGTAA
- a CDS encoding hemolysin family protein yields MVTSIIIIICSLLLSAFFSGMEIAYVSSNKIHIEIEKKQDGFLANILTKITAKPSKFIATMLIGNNIALVIYGLRMGELWDEWLKSSISIDNPFVTYMLTDLELLTQTIISTLIILFTAEFLPKVFFQIYANSLLKILAFPAYLFYLLFTFISDFVIWISDVVLKKFFKTEGDQVQLAFTKVELGNYISEQMESVEEHEDIDTEIQIFQNALEFSEVKAREVMVPRTEITALELHDSVDDLSKLFTETGYSKILIYKETIDEILGYVHSFDLFKKPKNIGSMIMPVELVPETMLIKDILNVLIKKRKSIAVVVDEYGGTSGIMTVEDIVEELFGEIEDEHDSVDLIEEQKDSDNYIFSARLEVDYINETYKIDLPEGENYETLGGLIVDFTEEIPQQDEIVTIDSFEFKILEASNTKIDLVALKIKDQD; encoded by the coding sequence ATGGTTACGTCAATAATAATAATTATTTGTTCGTTACTGCTATCTGCATTTTTCTCGGGTATGGAAATTGCCTATGTGTCCTCTAATAAGATACATATAGAAATAGAAAAAAAACAAGACGGTTTTTTAGCCAATATACTCACTAAAATAACTGCAAAACCATCAAAATTTATAGCCACAATGTTAATTGGTAACAATATAGCATTGGTGATTTATGGTTTGCGTATGGGGGAATTATGGGATGAATGGTTGAAAAGTTCTATTTCGATAGATAATCCTTTTGTAACTTACATGCTTACAGATCTAGAGCTATTAACCCAAACCATAATTTCAACATTAATAATATTATTTACTGCCGAATTTTTACCAAAAGTTTTCTTTCAGATTTACGCAAATTCATTGCTAAAAATATTAGCCTTTCCGGCTTATTTGTTCTATTTACTATTCACATTTATATCAGATTTTGTTATTTGGATTAGTGATGTAGTATTAAAAAAGTTTTTTAAAACAGAAGGCGATCAAGTACAATTAGCCTTTACAAAAGTAGAGTTAGGAAACTATATTAGTGAGCAAATGGAAAGTGTAGAAGAGCATGAAGATATAGATACCGAAATCCAGATTTTTCAAAACGCTTTAGAGTTTTCAGAAGTAAAAGCAAGAGAAGTCATGGTGCCACGTACAGAGATTACTGCACTAGAGTTACACGATTCTGTAGACGATTTAAGTAAATTGTTTACAGAAACAGGCTATTCTAAAATATTAATTTATAAAGAAACTATAGACGAAATTTTAGGTTACGTTCATTCTTTCGACTTGTTTAAAAAACCAAAAAATATAGGCTCTATGATTATGCCAGTAGAGTTGGTTCCAGAAACTATGCTAATTAAAGACATACTAAATGTACTAATAAAAAAACGAAAAAGTATTGCTGTTGTAGTAGATGAATATGGAGGAACATCTGGAATAATGACTGTAGAAGACATAGTTGAAGAGTTATTTGGAGAAATCGAAGATGAGCACGATAGTGTAGATTTAATAGAAGAACAAAAAGATAGCGACAACTATATTTTTTCTGCAAGATTAGAAGTAGACTATATAAATGAAACTTACAAAATAGATTTACCTGAAGGCGAAAACTACGAAACTTTAGGTGGTTTAATTGTAGATTTTACAGAAGAAATTCCGCAACAAGACGAGATTGTAACCATAGACAGTTTTGAATTTAAAATCTTAGAAGCTTCTAATACAAAAATAGATTTAGTCGCCTTAAAAATTAAAGACCAAGACTAG
- the lptC gene encoding LPS export ABC transporter periplasmic protein LptC, with the protein MQKSNIHIIINSVIAFAMTLFFSCKGKLDDVKKLNLSDNEPVGISDSINVKYTDSGRLAANLVSPKMYDYSNLSFSYSEFPDGMVLYLYDKQNQQTTIISDYAIVYNDTDLIDLRGNVIAATPELDTLYADQLYYDQTKQWLFTNLPVTFRSKDYVTNGEGFDSDRDFTKAEVLGVTGQFAVTE; encoded by the coding sequence ATGCAAAAAAGCAATATACATATTATCATAAACTCGGTCATAGCTTTTGCTATGACCTTGTTTTTTAGTTGTAAGGGTAAGTTAGACGATGTAAAAAAGTTAAATTTATCAGACAACGAGCCTGTAGGAATATCAGATAGTATAAATGTAAAATATACAGATTCTGGTAGATTAGCAGCCAATCTAGTTAGTCCTAAAATGTACGATTATAGTAATCTTAGTTTTTCTTACAGCGAATTTCCTGACGGAATGGTACTTTATCTTTACGATAAACAAAACCAGCAAACTACCATAATTTCAGATTATGCAATAGTATATAACGATACAGATTTAATCGATTTAAGAGGAAACGTTATTGCAGCAACTCCAGAGTTGGATACACTATATGCAGATCAATTATATTACGATCAAACTAAACAATGGTTATTTACTAATCTACCGGTTACTTTTAGATCTAAAGACTATGTGACTAATGGAGAAGGTTTTGACTCTGATAGAGATTTTACAAAAGCCGAAGTCTTAGGCGTAACAGGACAATTTGCTGTTACAGAATAG
- a CDS encoding tetratricopeptide repeat protein — protein MKTKITLIIALFFGLSLGFAQNEQECGTKLSLMAEAAKAGSFDSAYEPYKWLRENCPKYNLAIYQYGEKILENFIETKADKKTYIIELTELWNDRAQYFPSKTKVGDVMVDACLLKYDNKDVLGLNSQQLYDCFDNAYKTDKENFKSTKGLYVYFKLMVDLYDAGQKTDQELFDKYDDVVEKIEDEVEYNSIQLNKYLAKEEAGTALSARDAKYKKYHGQMIDAFDKVTAGVDKELGDRANCSNLIPLYTKNFEANKDNSVWLQRALNKMFQKECTDDPLFIKIVDRKYELSPDADTAYYLYLKTGEQKYLDQAISLQTDPFKKSKLVYKIALGLKKKGSFGQARQYFTEALKLNPSNKNPHMHIAEMYAKSANNCGTDSFNKRAVFWLAAQEANKAGNSSAASRYNALAPTKSEIFNKDMAGKTINIGCWIGRSVSVPKL, from the coding sequence ATGAAAACTAAGATTACATTAATCATCGCTTTGTTCTTTGGGTTAAGTTTAGGATTTGCTCAAAACGAGCAAGAATGCGGTACAAAACTGTCATTAATGGCAGAAGCAGCAAAAGCAGGTAGTTTTGATTCTGCTTATGAGCCTTATAAATGGCTAAGAGAAAATTGTCCAAAATATAATTTAGCGATATACCAATACGGAGAAAAAATATTAGAAAATTTTATCGAAACTAAAGCAGATAAAAAAACTTATATAATTGAGTTAACAGAGCTTTGGAATGATAGAGCACAATATTTTCCTAGTAAAACAAAGGTAGGAGATGTAATGGTAGATGCTTGTTTATTAAAGTACGATAATAAAGATGTTTTAGGTTTAAATTCTCAACAACTATATGATTGTTTTGATAACGCTTACAAAACAGATAAAGAAAACTTTAAAAGCACAAAAGGATTATATGTTTACTTTAAATTAATGGTAGATCTTTATGATGCAGGTCAAAAAACAGATCAAGAATTATTTGATAAGTATGATGATGTTGTAGAAAAAATTGAAGATGAAGTAGAGTATAACTCAATCCAATTAAATAAGTATTTAGCAAAAGAAGAAGCTGGAACAGCTTTATCTGCAAGAGATGCTAAGTATAAAAAATATCACGGACAGATGATTGATGCTTTTGATAAAGTAACTGCTGGTGTAGATAAAGAATTAGGAGATAGAGCAAACTGTTCAAACTTAATCCCTTTATATACTAAAAACTTTGAGGCAAATAAAGATAACTCAGTTTGGTTACAAAGAGCATTAAATAAAATGTTCCAGAAAGAGTGTACAGACGATCCTTTATTTATTAAAATAGTAGACAGAAAGTACGAATTATCTCCAGATGCAGATACAGCTTACTACTTATACTTAAAAACAGGAGAGCAAAAGTACTTAGATCAAGCAATAAGTTTACAAACAGATCCATTTAAAAAATCTAAGTTAGTTTACAAGATTGCTTTAGGATTAAAGAAAAAAGGAAGTTTTGGGCAAGCTAGACAATATTTTACAGAAGCTTTAAAATTAAACCCATCTAACAAAAACCCACATATGCATATTGCAGAAATGTATGCAAAAAGTGCAAACAATTGTGGTACAGATAGCTTTAATAAAAGAGCAGTATTCTGGTTAGCAGCTCAAGAAGCTAATAAAGCAGGAAACTCTAGTGCAGCGTCTAGATATAACGCATTAGCACCAACAAAGTCAGAAATCTTTAATAAAGATATGGCAGGAAAAACAATTAATATTGGATGTTGGATAGGTAGAAGCGTTTCAGTGCCTAAATTATAA
- a CDS encoding type III pantothenate kinase, producing MNLIVDVGNTYIKLAVFSELTLVEKIVVTEEDLIVKLNDIKSKYDVISHAIISSVNNFLESGLKFLKENYSVLVLDHNTKIPFKNLYSTPKTLGIDRIALVAASVNLYKDKNVLVIDAGTCVTFDFINDKNEYLGGAISPGIRMRYKALHNQTAKLPLLETEVPQFLIGDSTSNSIHSGVINGIVKEIDGVIQEYSEKYTDLTIILTGGDTYFLSKQLKSSIFANSNFLLEGLNFILYNNINE from the coding sequence ATGAATTTAATCGTAGATGTAGGTAATACCTATATTAAACTAGCTGTTTTTAGTGAATTAACTTTAGTTGAAAAAATAGTAGTTACCGAAGAAGACTTGATTGTTAAGTTAAATGATATTAAATCTAAATATGACGTTATATCGCATGCTATAATTTCTTCAGTCAATAATTTTTTAGAATCAGGATTAAAATTTTTGAAAGAAAATTATAGTGTTCTTGTTTTAGATCATAACACTAAAATTCCATTTAAAAATTTGTATTCTACACCTAAAACTTTAGGTATAGATAGAATTGCTTTAGTAGCAGCATCAGTAAACTTATATAAAGATAAAAATGTATTGGTGATAGATGCTGGTACTTGTGTTACGTTTGATTTTATAAATGATAAAAATGAATATTTAGGTGGTGCTATTTCACCAGGAATTAGAATGCGATATAAAGCATTACATAATCAAACAGCAAAATTACCGTTATTAGAAACAGAAGTGCCGCAATTTTTAATTGGAGATTCTACTTCAAATTCAATTCATAGTGGAGTAATTAATGGAATTGTTAAAGAAATAGATGGTGTTATTCAAGAATATTCAGAAAAATATACCGATTTAACAATAATTTTAACAGGAGGAGATACTTATTTTTTGTCTAAACAATTAAAAAGTAGCATATTTGCCAACTCAAATTTCTTGCTGGAAGGCTTAAATTTTATTTTATACAACAATATAAACGAATGA
- a CDS encoding arsenosugar biosynthesis-associated peroxidase-like protein: MSKTYYDPADLRKFGKISEWNEVLGAKFFDYYNSVFQEGALTEREKSLIALAVAHTIQCPYCIDAYTGDGLQRGITKEEMMEALHVAGAIRGGASLVHGVQMMNKVNKLEG; this comes from the coding sequence ATGTCAAAAACCTATTATGATCCTGCCGATTTAAGAAAATTTGGAAAAATCTCTGAATGGAATGAAGTGCTTGGCGCCAAATTTTTTGATTATTACAATTCTGTTTTTCAAGAAGGTGCACTTACTGAAAGAGAAAAATCTTTAATCGCTTTAGCTGTTGCTCACACGATTCAATGTCCTTACTGCATAGATGCTTATACTGGCGACGGATTACAACGCGGGATTACAAAAGAAGAAATGATGGAAGCATTACATGTTGCAGGCGCAATTCGTGGCGGTGCATCTTTAGTGCATGGTGTACAAATGATGAATAAAGTAAATAAATTAGAAGGTTAA